A section of the Clostridium felsineum DSM 794 genome encodes:
- a CDS encoding TetR/AcrR family transcriptional regulator: MKDKILDLAAEKIRMYGLKKFTVDDIAKELKISKKTIYKYYNSKDAIIEEFFNSVIKSDKESVENVLNDKVDFHEKLNNIIYSNHKYKLPIKILKDMEIFYPEAFKKLNLLKDFKVNAVNNLLKEEIKNGHIREDINFPILCKIFEEISNTFLDYDFLLSNKLTSHEAIEEVIKIIFRGIEK, from the coding sequence ATGAAAGATAAAATATTGGATTTAGCTGCTGAAAAAATACGAATGTACGGTCTTAAAAAATTCACAGTAGATGATATTGCAAAAGAACTCAAGATAAGTAAAAAAACTATATATAAATACTATAATAGTAAGGATGCAATTATAGAAGAATTCTTTAATTCCGTAATAAAATCAGACAAAGAAAGTGTAGAAAATGTGCTTAATGATAAGGTTGACTTCCACGAAAAACTCAATAATATAATATATTCAAATCATAAGTACAAACTACCTATTAAAATATTAAAGGATATGGAGATATTTTATCCAGAGGCTTTTAAGAAACTCAATCTTTTGAAGGATTTCAAAGTAAACGCAGTAAATAATTTATTAAAGGAAGAGATTAAAAATGGCCATATTCGTGAGGACATAAATTTTCCTATACTATGTAAAATATTTGAGGAAATTAGCAATACATTTTTAGATTATGACTTTTTACTTTCTAATAAATTAACTTCTCATGAGGCAATCGAAGAGGTTATAAAAATAATATTTCGTGGCATAGAAAAATGA